In bacterium, the following proteins share a genomic window:
- a CDS encoding alpha/beta fold hydrolase translates to MSAISFRRLIVLLIILLVLTSSRRVWAGETVFLLHGIANIPLSMKFLESRLKGAGYTVYNLGYPSTRVSIEDAAREVRQKVDALAGQDTVHFVAHSMGNLVARKALEGGLPHLGKMVMIAPPSRGSFAAQRLHDLDIYRWVFGPAGQELPAQNIQFFEKLPLPPCPFGIIAGGLGTEGGYNPLIPGDDDGTVSVEETKLSGASDMVVIRSTHTLILFDEETADQVISFLKTGRFQKPKSE, encoded by the coding sequence ATGAGCGCTATCAGCTTCCGCAGACTTATCGTTCTCCTCATCATTTTGCTTGTCCTCACGAGTTCCAGGAGAGTATGGGCAGGGGAAACGGTTTTTCTGCTGCATGGCATCGCCAACATCCCCTTGTCCATGAAGTTCCTGGAGTCCCGTCTCAAGGGCGCCGGTTACACTGTCTACAACCTCGGGTATCCGAGTACCCGCGTCTCCATCGAGGATGCGGCCCGGGAGGTCCGGCAAAAGGTGGACGCTCTGGCAGGTCAGGACACGGTGCATTTCGTTGCCCACAGCATGGGAAACCTGGTGGCGCGCAAGGCCCTCGAGGGGGGGCTGCCACACCTGGGGAAGATGGTCATGATCGCCCCGCCCAGCCGGGGATCCTTCGCGGCCCAGCGCCTCCATGACCTGGACATCTATCGGTGGGTCTTCGGTCCCGCCGGCCAGGAATTGCCTGCCCAGAACATCCAGTTTTTCGAAAAACTGCCCTTACCGCCGTGCCCCTTCGGCATCATCGCGGGAGGGCTGGGTACAGAGGGCGGCTACAACCCCCTCATCCCCGGCGACGACGATGGCACCGTTTCGGTTGAAGAGACGAAACTGTCCGGAGCATCGGACATGGTCGTCATCAGGAGCACCCACACCCTTATCCTGTTCGATGAAGAGACGGCAGATCAGGTGATAAGCTTTTTGAAAACAGGACGATTTCAAAAACCGAAAAGTGAATGA